In Populus trichocarpa isolate Nisqually-1 chromosome 16, P.trichocarpa_v4.1, whole genome shotgun sequence, a genomic segment contains:
- the LOC7469958 gene encoding uncharacterized protein LOC7469958 has protein sequence MSKQGPPPRTPTLRRRNSIATSFVIPTKLSLHTSSLPPSHLNGTLPSHLDISLLPLKSSLSYTSIKDLLPSATVNSPTSATSNTTSTYEIPIRNRLVKQAAWAYLQPMSSSPDSSGTHFLRRLWLRLSTKNPITACFGFISFRVIPSITNAFDRILRAIRVHFNK, from the coding sequence ATGAGCAAGCAAGGACCACCACCACGAACACCCACCCTCCGCCGGAGAAACTCAATAGCCACCTCATTTGTTATCCCCACAAAGCTCTCCCTCCACACCTCCAGTCTCCCTCCATCACACTTAAACGGCACCCTTCCTTCTCACCTTGACATCTCCCTCCTCCCCCTAAAATCCTCTTTATCCTACACTTCTATTAAAGACCTTCTCCCTTCCGCCACCGTTAACTCCCCAACATCGGCAACTTCCAACACCACTTCCACCTATGAAATTCCCATCCGCAACCGCCTTGTTAAGCAAGCTGCCTGGGCTTACCTCCAGCCCATGTCCTCCTCTCCTGATTCCTCTGGCACACACTTCCTCCGCCGTCTCTGGCTTCGCTTATCCACCAAGAATCCAATCACTGCTTGTTTTGGGTTCATTAGCTTTCGTGTCATTCCGAGCATAACTAATGCTTTTGATCGGATCCTCCGTGCCATTCGAGTCCACTTCAACAAATAA
- the LOC7465240 gene encoding putative HVA22-like protein g: MLGDLVTRYLVLLFGYAYPAFECFRSVEKNKVDVEEIKFWCQYWIIIALVTVCERIGDVFLSWLPMYGEVKLAFFIYLWYPKTKGTGFIYETMLRPFVTRHETDIERKLQEMKARGWDFAIYYWHNCTELGQTKFFDALQYFMSQSGKSTNSKTKKSNGHEPSAPPLPVPSPNEWPSMAMHKSKNKKRS; the protein is encoded by the exons ATGTTGGGAGATCTCGTCACCAGATATCTTGT GTTGCTTTTTGGGTATGCATACCCAGCATTTGAATGTTTCAGATCTGTGGAGAAGAACAAGGTGGAcgttgaagaaattaaattctgGTGTCAATATTG GATCATTATCGCACTTGTAACGGTTTGTGAGAGGATAGGGGACGTATTTCTTTCATG GTTGCCGATGTATGGTGAGGTGAAACTGGCATTTTTTATCTACTTGTGGTATCCAAAAACAAAG GGAACTGGCTTTATCTACGAGACCATGTTGAGGCCTTTTGTAACAAGGCATGAAACGGATATCGAAAGGAAGTTACAGGAGATGAAGGCTAGAGGTTGGGATTTTGCCATCTATTACTGGCACAACTGCACCGAATTGGGGCAGACTAAATTCTTTGACGCTCTGCAATACTTTATGAGCCAGTCAGGGAAGTCTACAAACAGCAAAACTaag AAGAGCAATGGCCATGAACCTAGTGCTCCCCCACTACCCGTACCATCTCCAAATGAGTGGCCTTCAATGGCCATGCATAAAAGCAAGAACAAAAAGCGGTCATAA
- the LOC7469959 gene encoding uncharacterized protein LOC7469959, giving the protein MTCSSCSLHAPTLSFSLFFTFRRSRGRDMSCPNLLLSNPRKHATLRLSKVSGHTTELLEIQSDKPTFHVLFIPGNPGVVSFYKDFLESLYELLGGSASVTAIGHISHTEKNWEHGKLFSLQDQIDHKVDFIKQELQNNELPIVLVGHSIGSYISHEILRFLEKVTYLIGLYPFLMLNPLSKQQSNIQNVAESSILSALLSFSVASLGLLPQCTLRFILSKSLGSSWSDTAIDAACSHLLQYHTIRNMLYMALMEFRKLSEMPDWAFMRENHEKIAFLFGVDDHWGPLQMFEEISKQVPGISLSIEREGHTHSFCCTEAGSEWVAHHVASLIKKKISS; this is encoded by the exons ATGACCTGTTCATCTTGTTCCCTTCATGCTCCTACTTTATCTTTCTCACTGTTCTTCACTTTCAGAAG AAGCAGAGGCAGAGATATGAGTTGTCCGAATTTGCTGCTTTCTAATCCCAGAAAGCATGCTACTTTACGACTCTCCAAAGTTTCCGG TCACACAACTGAATTGTTAGAGATTCAATCTGATAAGCCCACCTTTCATGTTCTCTTTATCCCTGGAAACCCAG GTGTTGTTTCGTTTTACAAGGATTTCTTGGAATCCCTGTATGAGTTGCTTGGTGGAAGTGCTTCTGTTACAG CTATTGGGCACATATCTCACACTGAAAAG aatTGGGAGCACGGGAAGTTGTTCTCATTACAAGATCAAATTGATCATAAG GTGGATTTCATCAAGCAGGAACTGCAAAATAATGAACTTCCTATAGTACTG GTTGGGCACTCTATTGGTTCCTACATATCACATGAAATACTAAGGTTTCTAGAGAAG GTTACATATTTGATAGGACTATACCCTTTTTTAATGTTGAATCCACTATCAAAGCAACAGTCTAATATCCAGAATGTCGCAGA GTCCTCCATTTTGTCTGCTTTACTTAGTTTCAGTGTAGCATCCTTGGGATTGCTACCTCAGTGCACTTTAAGGTTTATTCTGTCTAAATCTCTTGGGAGTTCATGGTCTGATACTGCTATTGATGCTGCTTGTAGTCACTTGCTGCAG TACCATACCATCCGAAACATGCTTTACATGGCATTGATGGAATTCAGAAAG CTTTCAGAAATGCCAGATTGGGCTTTCATGAGAGAGAATCACGAGAAAATTGCTTTCTTATTTGGTGTTGATGACCACTGGGGTCCGCTGCAAATGTTTGAAGAG ATTTCGAAGCAGGTTCCTGGTATTTCTCTATCAATTGAAAGGGAAGGCCATACTCATAGTTTCTGTTGCACTGAGGCTGGCTCGGAATGGGTTGCCCACCATGTAGCGAgcttgattaagaaaaaaatatcaagctgA